From the Porites lutea chromosome 5, jaPorLute2.1, whole genome shotgun sequence genome, the window TAGAACTGTTAAATCTGTTAGAACTGTTAAGCCCATGGAGCTGTATGTTCGATTTGCTCCTCTTGCGAGAACTGATTCAGTGACTTGCGGAGTCACGAACTATTAGAACTCTTTAAAACTGTTGCTGTTATATAAGCATGGAGCTGTGTGATTATATTTGCTCCACTTGCGTGTATCAAATAGGGGGAGAGTGTCGGACCCGAAATGGGGTTCCTGTGGTGCGTGTGTGACGTAAGCCGAACCGGTCAGGACCGGTTTTGGGCACTAGAACACGAGGAAAAAAAAGAGCGAGCGATCATGTGAGTACGAGCGAGTTTATCAAACGAGAAACgaataaattttgttgaaatcatCGCAACAAACGTATGATGTCACTCATGTATGCTTTTGCTTCGATCGTCCACTCTGATTCGTCTGATGATCTGACGGTTTGTTTCGAGGTCTTGTCTTGCTTTTTCGATCATCCCTCGATTGATTCAACCCAGAAGATGCTACTGCATCcgtttggaaaaaatgtttttcatgttttgcctcGATCAAGCCTCTTAGCGAATCGAGAAAGTCCTTTCAGTGGATGTTACTGAGTAACATCCCTTGAATGGCCCCGGATGGAATGTCCCACCGCTGCCCCATCTAacaactttttcaaaatattggcgGGAATAATAGAAAATTATACATACGGTGATCTCTGTCTCTGTCGAATAATAGTGAATgcttgcaacaacaacaacaacaacaacaacaacaacaactttatttcagtaccCTACATTGATTTACATGATACAAAAATGGAGAGAGTACAGGGTACCCATAATAACCATTGAGGGCTAAAAAGATAGGTCAGCCGTACTAAGGTCATCAATTCAAAAAGGGTCGGGGACCACACACCACTCACAGCTACACAAAACATTCCCAAAAGAAAAACTAGTGGAAAAGGAAAGACAGCAAAAGAAAGCTAAGTATGCCAGTATTAAATAAGGGAAAGCCAAACTTGTACTAAGCTGTCTGATAATTTCCCGGGGGGAAGGGTGGGTGGGTAGTTAACAAATTTTtaaacggggaggctccgcccgagatccaacccttacccttttatataccatttttcacgaaaaaggtacccctttcctATAACTTCTGTTGACAAATAGTACCCCTTTTACATACCTCGTTTAGAACATTGCATCCAATGCATTGTCATTTAATTACAGGTTAACGCACTCGTTGCTcgtgaattatcgggatttacctgcactcgttcactaacaatgaactcGAAATTTTCAATACCGCACTCGGCGGCCTCGTGCGGTATTGAAATTTCtcgttcattgttagtgaactcgtgcaggtaaatcccgataattcactcgccgagtgcgttaacatttttattattcaaattgaatacactgcacaaagaaacactacactgaaacaactatatactaggtaaaccagacaaaatgctggttttgaatttaatacgtttcaaagttaataacaaattaatcatactttttacaaaatatatccgaaactacatgaacatggttgttaaatgaacaccgaatgactttatttaaaaaaggtttaaaatgactttctgaaaaaatttaacaagcagtAAACGTCTTTCTCAACGTCTCTATTGCAATGAGTTTGACACGAACGTAAGCTCAGTTATCAACTTACttctttgtaatgtttatgTTGATTTGACAGTCTTTGAATTCTGCACGTGAAAGGACGTTAAGCGTTGGAGAATGGTTTAAATTAGCCACTACATTCTGTACATTGTGGCTTTGACTGTTTTGTGTTAGATTTTCGATGTTATTCACAGCACCGACTACCGCGCCGGACGTAGACTCCTTCGAATCATGACCAACTCTAGCAAGAATATTGGAGGATTCTTTGTACTTTTCCAGGCTTTGTCTGTCACAATACGACTTAACGCTGCTCTCGCTTCTGTGGCCTGAAGTCTGCATAATTCTATGAATGGGTATTCCAGCTTCATCCAGAGCAGAGATGGTTGTAGATCTAACACAATGGTTTGTGTAGACCTTGCTCAAGCTTGCCGCGAGCGATATTTCCTTCATCATGTCACCCAGTTTATTCACTCCAATCGGTGAATTTTCAAACCATATTTCGTCGCTAGggagaaaatttctctttggtttctgaAACAGTGCAGTTTGATTAGGATTGAGGACGCtgagaaactttttgaaatattttacaggaCAATTTGACATTCCAGTGCTGAACATTTTTGGATCACTTTCGTCGGCTTTATCTCCGAGACCGCCTTGgtggtttttcgttttttcactgATAGACATCTCCACATATTCACCGCCGTTTGCATCTTTCTTAATGACAAAACTATCTGGTGTTAAGGATCGAAGATTTTCCCTTCCACGGCGACAGAAGTGAAGGCTGATGTTGAACCAGTTCACGCGAAGTAAACTTATTGGGGTTTCGtcactgaaaactttcgtctcgTAGCACTTTTGGATGTCTTCGGGAGAAATAGATGGATGATGTTGAACTTTCGCAAAGCCTTGAGCTTTAAGCTGTTTTAGTTTAGCACTCAgggatttatttgcaattttaaatagcGGATCTCGTACGATAGAAATGCCGCTAAACTCTGGCAGTGTGTTCAAGTGGCGATCAATGGCCGCTCTGATGGACAAGTGCGCTGAAGCACTGTAATGCTCTGTCGGCGATTTCCTTAATTCTTGATAGAATTTCTTTAACCTCTCAGAGAGAACTTCTGGTGAAAGACTTTCCAAAAcctcacttgggtattttttggataaccagtctaaaagacaaacaaaagaaaaaaatacttacaatgatgattttgttcaaagtcggcaaaactgttgacaacacgcaaaaataaggttcaactagcgtgaatgaaaaatttaaaattcgcaaCCTTACCTTTCAAAACAGATATTCCCCAAGCAGTTGCTTTCTTGGTGTTTTTAGGAACTGCATCATCAATGAGGGAATCGATGTCTGCTTCGGACAAATCTTCAAACTTTGAGTCGCCCGAAGCCATGGTGTAAAGACAGTGGTGTATTGAATTTACACCACGGCTATTACACCACGataatgacgtcaaggcggttGTTTCGTCATAACTCAGTGTCACGTGGcacaaatcaaccaatcagaaaatcagaattcgtacagtgtatgaaatttgaataataaataggaatcaatcctAAAATAGAACGTTTCCCCGACTTTATAAAGTCATAAAATCTATCTGTTCGGCCCGTTGGGCcatttcacagacccaaatgacagatttccctacccttttaaatacttcaacgagtaaaatTCCTACTCTTTCATATACCAGAAGCCTggaaaaagtacccctttcggACGGAGCTTCCCCGTATAGGACCTTAAAGGGAGTAACACCTCCCCCTTCCGGGGGGATAATCTATGATCTGTTTCATCCGCTGAAGAAGCCCAGAAGCTAATGAAAAGACtcgaaataccgtaaaattttcCTACTACAAGGCAAGCAAAGGCTTTGGAGGCACAGGAGAGAAGTAGCTATATTATATACAAAGTGGGCCGTTGCCCCAATCTTACCTTTTAGTTACTAAGAAAGCAAAACTTAATAATAACCTGTACCGATCAAAGTCGCGGTATTCCCGCCCCTCTCATATGGAAGCCTCACCCCAGGGTTAAAGCACTAGAAGTCTGGAAGCCTTAGAAAAACAGCGCAGCGTTTTGAAACTCAGGGAAAAGGGGAGGAGGGTGGGGGCACATAGTACAACAAGCCAAGCGCATAGCCCTACTTCAATTCCCGAAAATGTCATTTGCCTTGTTCGTTGGCACAAGCAAACCTCTGTGAGATCTTAACAGTGTCCATAGAATCAGTAATCGACAGTTGGGTACGCGTTCCTCGTAGTTCCTGTTGTGGTTCGTCCTCGGCTGGAGAGTTTTTTGTTGTCCTTTGTAATGCCGCGTCCATCTCGCTCGACCAACAACAGCTTATCCGCGGGCTTTCCTACCGAAGACTCCCTTCCATCGACGGCAACGTCTGAAAGTCCTCTGACGAGTACGGCTTCTAGTTCTTGGTCGCCTCAGTTGGCTGACTCTCTCACCGAGGCTGTGGTTCGGGCAATCGGGAAACTCCATTCCCGCCATCATTTCATCGATCCAGAGCAACGCCTCCTCGCACGTTTCTTCTTCGGTTCCGGGCGTTTCTGCTAGCGGGGCACCATAacctttattttcttcagcGTCCGGTTTGAGTGCGAGTACAAGTGACGGTGTTTCTTCGGTGGCTTCAGGTACGTTTACCCTTCCCGCGTTTGTTCCTACGTTTACGCCAGTGTCGGCCATTACCGCCTCGAGCTCGGCCCACCTCGTGGCTCCTACTCCCCCCAGTTTCGTATGGCCGGCGTTACTAGCAGTCTTCCGAGCCTTGAGTCTTCGCTGGCATCACCTCAGTCTGAGAAGGCTTTTATCGTTGGTCCGGGGCATGCCCCTGTTCCTTCACAATTGGTGTCAAAAATTATAGGTGACCAGTTTGTCGAATTGGCAGATTTGTTGTCCACGAACCTCCGAGCGGTGGAGCAGGAGCCGCAAACGTTCCTCGATGGTAAGCTCATGTAGCTACAGCAATTAGCCACACGTTTAATTGACTTATTTTTTATCCGAAATCTTTGTTTTCTGCACGCGCACGCTAACGCAATTTGTAGATTCAACTAGAAAGTTCTTTCTAGCGCAAGCTAGGACGCACGCGAAAGCGCCACgcaattttgttgttaaaaggttaagttttttgttgttgcggTTAGTTGACGCAAGTTCTTTGTCAATCCATTTCGAGAAGCCAAGAAGTTTTCCTTGTTCTAGTGATTTTAAGGACATCACCAAGGTAAATATTTACGCTACATTTTCTTATTTAAGTAAGCGCTTTGTAATTTTATCCTTTAAACCAATTTCATTGCTCATTGCATTGTAAAATCAAGATTTTAGATTTTAGACGAAGTTAAGTTTACACACGACATCATTTACCGTTATTTGGCAATCTTAAGTTTTCACCTTTCCGTCTTGTTACTTTCACGGATAAAATGTATGTATTTCCGTAATTTCACAACCTTACTTGTAAAATACTCTTACCTTTATTTTAGTTCTCACGGTGTTTATGGAAGTAaggttaagaaaagaaataaacatcaGTACGTGAACGAGTGTCATCTCATATCTTATCACTGGAGCAATAACTCATGGTTTCCTCGTCAAAACGCGGGCAAGTGGAAATAAGACATTTTGACTTGGACCGAAGCGTTCACTATTTTTCAGATGGTGCTGTGTGCAGCTCATACTCATCGTTGGCCCGATCTGCTCAAGTATAAGCTGCTCATCATTCAAACGGCTCGTCATTTTTCTGGTTCAGCCTGGTTAGAGTATGACGTGGCGTTCAGAAAGGATGCGGCTGCCTCTGGCGTCAGTGACTGGTCTAGGATGAACTTAGGCCGATACAATTTTTACTAAAGGCCTCCAGCCCtggctcccccccccccccgcgatCTTGGTCGTCTTCTTCCACGACATCAGCTCCATTTCGTGCCGCCTCCCGTGACACCAGCCTGGTTCCTCCTTTTTGCCATTCATGGAACGACGGGCAGTGCCGTTGGCCCTTTAGGAGGTGCAAATATCGACACCGCTGCAGTGACTGTGAAGGTGAACACACCCAGATCAACTGTCCATTTCCCAACTCCTCTGGCGCACGATCCCGGTCTCCCAACCCGGGGGGAGAGGGGATGGTACTGAATGGGCAGTTATGCCCGGCGAGGCTTGTGTACATAGTGTAATTAGTTTTGTTGCGTCGCCAGGGGGCAGCGTGATCTGCTTTCCTCGGTCAAGTCTCGTTCTGTTATAGTTCCAGTAAGTAAACCCAGCGTGGCAGTTTCTGTTCGTTCCTTCTCGTCATTTGCCCCGGCCTTCCAGGTCTTTCCACTGTGGCTGGATCAATTTCTGACAGAATTGCAGCATCATCCAGACCCGGCAGCAGTGGCCTATGTGCTTTCCGGAATACGCGAGGGTTTTCGTATTGGCTTTGAGTCGTCCACGGTCAATCTTAAGTCCGCTTTATCGAACATGCGTTCCTCCTTCGAGCACCCTTTTGTGATAGACTCGTACTTGCAGGCCGAAGTGTCCTTTGGCAGGGTGGCCGGGCTGTTTTCAGTTCatccttttccttctttacaTATCAGCCGTTTTGGGGTCATtccaagaacaaaacaaaaggcaAATGGCGTCTCATCCTCGACCTCTCCTCTCCCGCTCGGCACAGCGTGAACGATGGCATTACCGAGCCTCCCTTCAGAGTGCAGTATGTTTCAGTCGATGCCGTCATTGAGGGCATCACGGCCCGGGGTCGCGGAGCACTGATGGTTAAGTTTGATGTGGCCAGTGCATACCGTAATGTGGCTATCCATCCCGACGATCGCCCCTTACTTGGGATGTAGTGGCGTGGGAAGTACTTTGTCGATATGGTTCTCCCGTTTGGGTTGCGTTCAGCGCCGTTTATTTTCACTGCTATTGTGTACCTGGTTCATAATTATGGCGTGGACTACGCCACTACCTGGATGATTGTTTTATCCTTGGTCCGTCGTCATCCACGCTCTGCCACTCCTATTTACTTACCTGTGTTCGCCATTGCCAAAGGCTTGGCCTTCCCCTTCATCCTAACAAGTTAGAGGGACCTGCGACTTGCTTAACTATCCTCGGGATTGAACTTGACTCCGATAGGCTTCAGGGATCGCCTGCCCACTGAGAAAAAAGACCGGATTGTTGCGTTGCTTGAAGAGTGGTCCACCAAGCGTTTCTGTAAGAGGCAGGAGTTGGAATCCTTGATTGGTCACCTCCATCACATATGCAAGGTTGCCCCACAAGGGCGGATGATTGACTTGCTTTGTGCCTTCCGCCTGGACGATCACCCCATCAGGCTAAACCAAGAATTCCGTCGGGACCTTACCTGGTGGCGGGAGCTTTTTCAAACCTGGGATGGCCCCAGTTTCTTTTGCATGCCCATGTGGACGCCCATCCCGGAATTCCAAGTCTCCTCTGATGCTGCCGGCTCACTAGGCTATGGGGCTATTTTTAACACCCAGTGATTTTGCAGCGCTTGGTTTATGGAGCAAAGGTCGTCATTAATCGCGCACAAGGAGCTCTTCCCAATCCTTGTAGCCGCCACCTTATGGGGTTCTCAGTGGGTCTATCGGCGGGTTGAGTTCCTCTGCGACAATGAGTCAGTGGTGGCTGTACTTAAGTCTGGCTCTTCACGGGACCAACACTTGATGGGGCTGCTGCGTCATTTATCCTTGCTGGCCATACGCCATTCATTCATGCTTACTACGTCTTCAGTTCGGGGCATGGCCAATCTTGTAGCTGATTCCCTCTCACGCTTTCAATTTCAGCATTTTTGTCGTCTGGCGCCTCAAGCCGATCCAACTCCCTGTGTGATTAGACATCTTGACCCAGAGGTGTCAGTTTCTGCTATCCCCACGACTCGCGCCTTCCACCCAGTGTGTTTACCTCTGCTTAACATCGCTATATTGACTTTTGACGCCGGGATGGTCGCCTTAACAGCGATGGCTCCCGCCGATGAGGAGACTCGTGCGCTTTGCTTCACTCTTGGCCGACAACTTGACCCACGCATCCATTAAAATATACCTGACAGCAGTATGTTCCCCTCACATTGACCATGGCTTGTCGGATCCTTTCATCAACTGCCTTCGCATGCAGCGTTTTTTTCAGGGGAATAACGCGGATTCAGGGTCCAGTATCACCCCGTCACCTCCCTATCAGCCTGGATAATCTGCGGGCAATTCAACGTGGACTGGACTTCGCCAGGAGAGACCATGTGATGCTGTGGGCAGCATGCTGTTTGGATTTCTTCAGTTTCTTATGAGCTGCGAAGTTTACGGTGAATTCTGCATTTCAGCCTAGTATCCATATGACTGTTGATGACCTGCAAGCTGATTCCCTGGTGAATCCTACCTGTCTTAAAGTTCATATCAAGTGCTCGAAGACTGGTTCGTTTCGCATGGGCTGTGATATATATGTGGGGCGTGGTGAAGGCTCTGTGTGTCCCATCCGTGCCTTGGGCGACTTCTTGGGTCTGCGTGGTTCTTCTCAGATCCTCTCTTCACTTTTAGTGACGATCGCTCTCTTACTCGGCAACGGTTGTCATCCACAGTTCAGCCTATGTTGCACTCAGCTGGTTATACTGGCTCCTATTCAGGCCATAGCTTCCGCATTGGGGCAGCAACTACAGCTGTTGCCCGGGGAGTTCCGGATTATCTGATCAAGACCCTTGGCTGGTGGTCTAGCGATTCCTACCAGATTTATATTCGCACTCCATTAAGCTCCATCGTCCACGTGTCCAGACAGCTGGTTGCTTAGCAGGTACCTCCACTACCTTTGGGGCTGCCGTGGGGTTGGGTGCCTCAAGTTTGGGCCCTCGGGGTCTGGGGCTCGTGGCAGGGTTGCGGGTTGGTAGGCCCGTGGGTGTTTTTCCGCCTTGGGGTGTTATTGCGGTTGCAGCCCCCTGGCCCATGGGCACCCAACCTCCACTTGCAACGCGGGCGTTAAATACTATTAAATCATATTTAAGGTAGTTAAGGACTAGGAGCTATGGTATCTAGGGTTTTTGGCGTTCTTTGCTGGCGTGTTGGCCGTCTGTAGCGCTGTTGCGTGACTATGTTTGCGTTTGTAGCGTTTACCATTATTCGTGAGCATGGGAGCAGATTCCTGTCCAGTGGTATGTTGCTGTGGCGCATGTGCAGGCCATGTGCTAGGTTGTGTTTACGTTGTAGGCGGCTCCCAGAACATGAATAGTACTCTCCCATCGGCCAAATCTACCGCTGGAACGTCAGTTCCAACGCCCACCTCAAAGGGAACAGTCCCGTCTCCGTCCACAACGGCAGCTACGTCTACTCCAAATACTACCAGTAGATCTGTAAGTCCGTCGAAGGCCATTGTTGAGGTAACCCCCTTACTCTTACCGCTCTTGATCTTCGTTTATTCACTTAACTGGATTGGGACTATTCGGTTTCCGTGACCAAGTAattcagtgttattttattcGTTTTTCCCCTTGCTTTTCCTGTTTCCCCGATAGGAGCTCTCTGCTATGGTAAAAGACTTGCGTTCCCAAGTTAGTCAACTTCAGGGAACGGATCCCCAAAGGCGTTATAACGACCTAAAGGCCGAACTGAAGGCATATTGCCTGGCCCTCGACTTTAACGGCAATTCAGCCGTGGCGAAGCTCCGTTCCCTTAAAGACGAGGCCACACTGGCAAAGAGTGAAGACAGAGATAAGCTGGTTGCCATCCAGGAGAGGATCTCTTATTCTCAAAGAACAGGGAACTCCCTAGACGTCCGCTCTGCTCTATTTAACATCTTAGCTACGCCCGCCGAAATCGAGGCCGATAAAGTTGTGCGTCGTTTCGAGCAGAGATCCCGTTCCTCTCAGTACTTCAGGGGACCTGTCCGACTGCACCCGTTTAGGCGTCCTCGCGTTGACC encodes:
- the LOC140938814 gene encoding uncharacterized protein KIAA1958-like, with product MASGDSKFEDLSEADIDSLIDDAVPKNTKKATAWGISVLKDWLSKKYPSEVLESLSPEVLSERLKKFYQELRKSPTEHYSASAHLSIRAAIDRHLNTLPEFSGISIVRDPLFKIANKSLSAKLKQLKAQGFAKVQHHPSISPEDIQKCYETKVFSDETPISLLRVNWFNISLHFCRRGRENLRSLTPDSFVIKKDANGGEYVEMSISEKTKNHQGGLGDKADESDPKMFSTGMSNCPVKYFKKFLSVLNPNQTALFQKPKRNFLPSDEIWFENSPIGVNKLGDMMKEISLAASLSKVYTNHCVRSTTISALDEAGIPIHRIMQTSGHRSESSVKSYCDRQSLEKYKESSNILARVGHDSKESTSGAVVGAVNNIENLTQNSQSHNVQNVVANLNHSPTLNVLSRAEFKDCQININITKK